CGGATGCTGCTGGCCGACCGGAGCCTTCTTCCCGGTGCGGTGGAAGAGATGTTGCGCTGGTGGACTCCGGTGATGAACTTTCGCCGCACTGCCGTCTCGGACACCCAGCTGTCCAATGTAGACATCAAGGCGGGGGACAAGGTGGTGGTGTGGTTCTCCTCCGCGAACCGGGACGAGGCGGTGTTCGCCGACCCGGACGCGTTCGACGTGACGCGCGCGCCGACCGAACATCTGACTTTCGGCCACGGCCCGCACTTCTGCCTTGGCTCGCACCTCGCCCGGATGCAGATGCGCGCCTTGTTCGAGGCGGTGTTCGATCAGCTGGGAGAGGTCCGGCTGGCTGGGGACGTGCGGCGGCTGCGGTCGAACTTCCAAAACGGCATCAAGAGCCTGCCCATCCGCTGGGGCTGAGGCCGCGGGCTGTTTTGCTGGCGTCTTGGCGTTACTCGACGCTCCAGGCGTCGCCCCACTCCGCGTCGCGGGCCGCGCGGTAGCGGACGCCGTGTCGTTTCGACACGACGGTGCCGGGCGCGAGCCCGTCGGCGGTGCACAGGTCGAGCTGGACGAACCCCTTGTGTTTGCGCGGATGCCGGATGATCCGGGCGGACGGACGGTCCACCGGCGCGGAAGTGGCTGCCACGTAGGAGAACTTTTCGTCTTCGAAACCGAGCGTGCCAGCCTTGATCCGGCGGTGCACGCCGCTGCGGGGCAGCCGGGCGGAGAAGTGGCACCAGTCTTCACCGGGCTTGATGGGGCAGGCGTCGTCGTGCGGGCACGGCGCGACGACGCTGCGCCCCATCCCGCGCAGCACTTCGCGCGCCTCGCGGACGCGCTCGAACCCGGCCGGGGTGCCGGGCTCGATGAGCACGACGGTGCCCGCCTTCGCGGCGAGCCACTGGACGACGTCCGCACGGCCGCTCTCGGGAAGCTCGCCGAGGACGTACGACAGTGTGACCAGGTCAGCCTCCGGTGCGGCGGACGCCGAATCCACCAGGCCGCGCTGCCAGGTCGTGTTCCGGACCGCGGGCTCGTCGGAGCTGGCCGCCAGCTTGCGACCCAACGCCAGCGCGGCAGCCACCTGCTCCAGCACGGTGCATTTTTCCAGCGACGGCCAGACGTCGGCCGCCGCCCACACCGCTGCTCCGGTGCCGCCGCCGACATCGACGTGAGTCTTCGGCGCGAAGCCGGGTGCGGCGGCAGCGACCTCGTCCAAGACCGCGCTGACCGCCGCGTAGGTGGCTGGCATCCGGTATCCGGCGTACGCGGCGACATCCAGCTCCGAGGCGAGGATCGGCGACGTTGCCGAGTCGCCTTGTCGATAGCGCTTGCTGAGCCGCTCGACGGCCTGCGCGAGCCGGGATTCGGGGAACCGGCCGAGCTCCTCGTCGAGGGCGGCGCGGAGAGAGTCGGGGAGGGCTGCCACGGAGAGTGATTATCCCATGCCCGATTTGTCCACCGAGCTTCGCCTGAACTGCTAGTTTCGCGGCGGGGAAAAAACTTTGCGGATCGTGTCGATCCGGCCGCCGCCCGTTCGACGCACCGGTGACAGCAAGCCACGAGCGAAGGGAATCCGAAGATGCGATTCATGGTGATCATGAAGGCCAGCGAAGAGAGCGAAGCCGGCCAGCTGCCGAGCACCGAGCTGCTCGCTGAGATGGGCAAGTTCAACGAGGAACTGGTGCGGGCCGGCGTGATGCTCGCAGGTGAGGGGCTGTCGCCCAGCTCCGAGGGGGCCCGGGTGAAGTTCTCCGGCGACAGCGCGCCGACCGTGGTCGACGGGCCGTTCGCCGAGACCAAGGAGCTGATCGCCGGGTTCTGGATCCTGCAGGTCCGTTCGCTGGCCGAGGCGGTCGAGTGGATCAAGCGCGTGCCCAACACCGACGGGGCGCACCACGAGATCGAGATCCGGCGGATCTTCGAGGCCGAGGACTTCGGGGACAACCTGACACCGGAGCTGCGCGAGGCCGAGCAGAAACTGCGTGCCGAGGCGGAGAACAACGCGTGAAATTCCTGGTCATGGTGAAGGCCAGCGAGGCGTCTGAGGCGGGAGAGCCGCCGAGCCCCGAACTGGCCGAGCAGATGGGCCGGTTCAACGAGGAGCTCGTCGCTTCCGGGCACTTCGTCCAGGCCGCCGGGCTCACCCCGAGTGCCGAGGGGGCCCGGCTGCTCTGGTTCGAGGGCGACCGCACTCCGCAGCTGGTCGACGGCCCGTTCGCGGAGACCAAGGAACTGGTCGCCGGCGTCTGGATCCTGCAGGGCGAGTCGGTCGCGGAGATCGTCGAGCTGATGAAGCGCGCTCCGAACCCGGACCGCCAGGCCGGCATCGTCGAGATCCGGCCGTTGTCCGCCGAGCTCTGACGGCGCGCCCGCCCGAGGGTTGCCTCGGGCGGGCCGGGGCGGTCTGATGGGGCGGTGGACACGCACGGTGCCGTAGAGGCCGTTTGGCGGATCGAGTCGGCTCGGGTGATCGCGGGTCTCGCGCGCATGGTGCGCGACGTGGGCCTGGCCGAGGAGCTGGCGCAGGACGCGCTCGTCGCCGCGCTCGAACAGTGGCCGGAGACCGGTGTGCCGCGCAATCCGGGTGCCTGGCTGATGACGATCGCGAAGCGGCGCGCGGTCGACCTGTTCCGCCGGAACGAGACGCTCGGCCGCAAGCTGGACGAGATCGGCCGGGCGCAGGAGCAGCTGGGCGAGGGTGTGCTGCCCGACTTGGACGCCGTGCTCGACGACGAGCACATCGAGGACGACCTGCTGCGCCTCGTGTTCACCGCCTGCCACCCGGTGCTGTCCACCCAAGCGCGGGTGGCGCTCACCCTGCGGATGCTCGGCGGGCTCACCACGGACGAGATCGCTCGCGCCTTCCTGGTGAAGGAATCCGCCGTCGCCCAGCGCATCGTGCGAGCGAAGAAGACGCTGGCCGATGCCAAGGTCCCGTTCGAGGTGCCGACCGGAGGCGAGCGCGTCGCGCGGGTCCCGGCGGTGCTCGAAGTGATCTATTTGA
This sequence is a window from Amycolatopsis benzoatilytica AK 16/65. Protein-coding genes within it:
- a CDS encoding YciI family protein, yielding MRFMVIMKASEESEAGQLPSTELLAEMGKFNEELVRAGVMLAGEGLSPSSEGARVKFSGDSAPTVVDGPFAETKELIAGFWILQVRSLAEAVEWIKRVPNTDGAHHEIEIRRIFEAEDFGDNLTPELREAEQKLRAEAENNA
- a CDS encoding YciI family protein, which codes for MKFLVMVKASEASEAGEPPSPELAEQMGRFNEELVASGHFVQAAGLTPSAEGARLLWFEGDRTPQLVDGPFAETKELVAGVWILQGESVAEIVELMKRAPNPDRQAGIVEIRPLSAEL
- a CDS encoding small ribosomal subunit Rsm22 family protein, giving the protein MAALPDSLRAALDEELGRFPESRLAQAVERLSKRYRQGDSATSPILASELDVAAYAGYRMPATYAAVSAVLDEVAAAAPGFAPKTHVDVGGGTGAAVWAAADVWPSLEKCTVLEQVAAALALGRKLAASSDEPAVRNTTWQRGLVDSASAAPEADLVTLSYVLGELPESGRADVVQWLAAKAGTVVLIEPGTPAGFERVREAREVLRGMGRSVVAPCPHDDACPIKPGEDWCHFSARLPRSGVHRRIKAGTLGFEDEKFSYVAATSAPVDRPSARIIRHPRKHKGFVQLDLCTADGLAPGTVVSKRHGVRYRAARDAEWGDAWSVE